The Paenibacillus sp. sequence AGCGGCGGCGCGCTTGTCCGAGCAGCATCACTCCAGCGGTGCGTAAAAAGGCAATACGAAACTGGCCCCGATCCATCGGATCGGGGCTTTTCTTTGCCTGCAGCAGCCCCCGGAGCGCGCCGACAGCATAAAACATGTGCGCTTGAGCGCGAAGAGCACAAAAGTTGTGCGGATGAACGGAGCGTAAGCTTCGGTCCGGAGGCGCGAGAGATGTTGGCTGAACCGCTTAGAGCGCCGGAGCCCGCCGACAGCACAAAACATGTGCGCTTGAGCGCGAAAAGCACAAAAGTTGTGCGGTTGAACGGGGCTGGCGCTTTGGTCCGGGAGGGAAGCATGCGAGCATCAAAAAAATCCCCGAACGTATCGTTCGAGGATTTCGCATCGTCGGATTCCCGCCGCTTCGCGCGGGCGGCGAATTAAACGCCCTTCGCGTCCAGCACCTTGCGAATGTACGCCTGCGTCTCCTTCGGCAGCCGCTCCATCGCCATCGACAAATCGGCGTCCGTCTTGATGCCGAGCCGATCGATCCGCCCGGGGCCCGCGTTGTACGCGGCCAGCGCGACGGCTTCGCTGCCGTTGTATTTCGTCAGCAAGTAGGACAAATAGCGCGTGCCGCCGTTCACGTTCTGCACCGGATCGAACGAATCGGTCACGCCGAGCGACCGCGCCGTCGCGTCCATCAGCTGCATCAGCCCTTTGGCCCCGGCCGGCGACACCGCATTCGGGTCGTACCCGGACTCGACGCGCACGACCGCCCGCACGAGCGACGGATCGACCCCGTACGCCGCGCTCGCCTCGCGGATCATCTCTTCTACGCCGGTATCCGGCTTCGACTCCCCTGCCGTCGCGTACCGCCCGAGCGGGACCGACGCGGTGAGCGCCTCCAGCCCGAACTGCGCCGCGGATCCGCTCGGCTCCTCGACGGCGGTGCCGTTGCCCGATGTCGCCGTCATCAGCTGCAGCAGCGCCGCGAAATCGGCGCCGCCCTCCGCGCCCTGGCCCCCGCCGAGCGACGCCGACGTCACGTCCGTCGACGATATGAATTGCGTCCGCAGCCATGCGCTGATCAGCTTCGGATCGATCGCTTCCATCCCCATACTCATGCCGTTCAGTCTCCGTTCTCCGTGGATGCGTCTATTATAGAGGAAATCGGACGAGAGCTCCATCGTTTTTTGCATGAAAAAAGCGCCGCCCGGACATGCCGGACGGCGCGAAAGGAATGCGCTGCTATACGCTGTTCTGGAGCGTCATCAGGAAGATAAAGAACGAAATGAGTCCGAGCGCGACGGCCCAGCCGCCCATCGCTTTCCGCCCTTGCGCGTACGCCATGAAGCCGACGACGGCCGCAGCGGGCCCCAAGATGCTCGGCAGCAGGAAGAACGACAACACCGCCGTCAACAGCGCGGCGAGCCCGAGCGCATAGCCCGGCTTCGCGTTCTGCCGCGCGTCTCCCGCCGTCCCGCCGGCACCGGCGGCCCCGGCAGGCGGCGCGGCCAGTTCGGTCCCGAACTCCGCGTCTTCGGCTCCCTTCGACCCCTCGTTCGAGTCGGGGACGATCGGCTGCACTTTTTCTTCCTGGAAGAACGCTTTGTCCGAAACGGACGATTCGCTTTCGAACCCGGTTTCCGGGCCGAACGAGGCCGAAGCGTCGTCGGCCGCCGTACGATCTGGATGCTCGTTCACGTGGAGTTCCCTCCTTGCGTTCTGTCCGGCGTCGTTACGCTTTCGGCTTGAACGTATGGCAGCAGGTGGACGACGACGACTTGGCGGCGTCCTGGTGATCGGAATCAAAGCTTTCCCCGGCGAACTCCGCGTCGTAGTTCATTCGCGCGTGTTTGTCGATATCGACCATGATGAGGTCCGCGCCGCAATTGTTGCCTTCTTTATTGAAGACGCAATTCGATACGCTGCATTTGACCTGTGTCAAAACCATCACCCCCTCCAAAGGTTGCCCGTCCGGAGGGGGTGAGTATGCGAGGGAGGTTTAGGTACGCTCGCCCTGCATGCGGCGCTGCGTGATGTAGTCCGTTTCGTAATAAGCGAGATCTTCGCGAAGCTCTTCGAAAATTTTGGACAGCGACAGCGTCAAATCGCGCACGTCGCGGACCGGCTTTTTCCGGAAGCGGATCGCGTCTTGCCCCGTGTACGCGTAACGTCCGTCTTCGGAATAGCATTCATGCTTCGGATAGAAGAAGTTGTTGACGGAGCTGTGGTACACGTCGTACAGGACGCGCTCCGCATAATCGTTGTTGAACGTCGGGCGGCGCAGCGCGACGCCGAGCTTCTCGTAATTGACGGTCGAAAACACAAGCAGGTGACGCATATCCGATAAAAAGCCGCGGTTGAACTCGTCCAGCGCCGGATCTTGCTCCGGGTTCAGGCTCGTCAACGTGACGCTGTTTAAGAACGGTTCGATCGTATCGATCGCTTGCTTGAGCTTTTGTTTCGTCGTTTCGCACAATTGTTGGACGTTATGAATCGCCATAAAGGTTATCCCCCTTACCTCATTCACCGGGCGCAAAACCGCGCCGATGCTCATCCATCATCCTATCACAAATAAGGCAAAAACGGTACTCCTCGCCGCGAATAACCGAAAGCCGGGAAGCCACCCTAACAAACAAAGAATCATGCGTCGCAGAGGGGAGCGCAATCGATCTATGGACAAACGGAAAATCGGCGCAGGCGTGCTGGTCGCCTTGTTCGCGCTGGCGTTGCCCGCGGCTTATTGGCTGCAGCAGGACCGGCCCGGCGACGGGCCGCGCGCCGCCGACGTCGGCGATCCGGCCCGCCGGCCCGCCGCTCGATTCGAGCATCGGCATAAACAAAAGATACTGGCGAGCGACGTCTCCACGACCGCCGCGCTCTGCCGTCTCCAATGCCGCAGCGATTTGGCGTCGTTCGCGAAGCGAAACGGCGGCCGGAACCAAGAGCAGATTCGACTTGAGCTCGCCGAGATGCGCGGCATGCATCCGCATCTCCATGCGCTGGCGTGGGTCGACGGCGGCTCCGCGCTGACGGACGGTAGTCTCGGCAACGCGGCGCCGGACGCGAAGGCGCGCTGGGAGGAAGCCATTCGCGCGGTGCGGGCCGGCAAGCGCTACGAATCGAAGCCGCTGCAAGGAACGGACGGCGATCAATACTTCGTGCTCGGCGAACCGGCGGGCGCCGGCCGCGGCCAAGGCGCCGTCGGCTTCGTCCATCAGGACGTCCTGCGCCAGGTCGCAAGCAACCAGTCCCGAAACCTGCGATTGAAAGAGTTTCCGGACGAGGACAAACGGTTCGGTATTCGCGCGGTCGATCCGGAAACCGGCCGCGAGGTCGACGTCGACACGCCGGAGGAAAACCAGGGCGTCAGCCATTACCGCAAACGCGAAGTCGTCGTTAAATTCAAGAAACCCCCGAGTCCTGACGACATCGCGCGGATGAAGGCCGAGACGAAGGCCGTCTCGGTCAAGCAGCTCGGCCCCGCGTTCGTCTTCGATTCCCGGCAGATGACGACCGCGCAGCTGATGGACTATTTCAAGAAGCGCGACATTGAATACGTCGAGCCGCATTATATGTACGTTACGAACGAAACGTCGGCGGCGGAGCCGAACGACGAGCTGTACGGACGATACCAATGGAATTTGCCGATCATCGAGACGCCTGCCGGATGGACGCTCTCGAAGGGCAATGCGGAGGTCGTCGTCGGCGTCATCGACACCGGCGTCGCCCTCTCCCACCCCGACCTCAAAGAGCACATCGTCGAGGGATACAACGTCGTCGAACCGGCCTCGCCGCCGGAGGACGACGTCGGCCACGGCACGCACGTCGCGGGCGTCGTCTCGGCGCTCACCGACAACGGCCAAGGGGTCGCCGGCATGACGTGGTACAACAAAATCATGCCGGTGAAGGTGCTCGACTCGACCGGCATGGGCAGCACGTACTCCGTCGCCGAGGGCATCATTTGGGCGACGGATCACGGCGCGAAGGTGATCAACATGAGCCTCGGCAACTATGCGAGCGCCGAGTTTCTGCACGACGCCATCCGTTACGCGTTCGACCGGGACGTCGTGCTGATCGCGGCGACCGGCAACGACAACACGAGCGATCCCGGCTTTCCGGCCGCCTATCCGGAGGTGTTCGCCGTCTCCGCCACGAATCAGGATCGGGAGAAAGCGACGTTCTCGAACTATGGCGATTACGTCGACGTCGTCGCCCCGGGCGAAAATATCGCGAGCACGTATACCGACAACCAATACGCCGCCCTATCCGGCACGTCAATGGCGAGCCCGCACGTCGCCGCGCTCGCGGCGCTGATCCGCTCCGCCAATCCGGCGCTGAAAAATACGCAGGTGTACGACATTATGCGCAAGAGCGTCGACGATTTGGGCACGCCGGGAAGAGATCCCTACTACGGGTATGGGCAAATCAACGTGTCCCGCGCGCTGCAGCTCGCGGTCGGCCAAAAGCCCGAAGCGGCGTCGGACGACGGCGCCGAGCGGCGGACGGTCGGACGCAAGCCCCGCGAATCGTTCTTCGAAGAGCTGGTCCGCTCCATGTTCGGTTCGTAATAAAAGCGTCTAAACGCGAAGAAAGAGCTGTCGAAGGTTCGACAGCTCTTTCGCGTTATGGTGATCAAGAGAAGTTTGCCGTAAGCCGGGTTCTGTACTTCCAGTGGTCAGATCGGGTCACCTGCCCTCCCACCGCGGAAGCGACAATCATCTATCTAGGCGGCGCATTGCTGCGACGCTCAAGCGACCAACCCGAACGCGCCTCGGGCCAAGGCTGCGGCGCGAAGCCGCGGCGTTCTCCTCGGTCTTGCTCCAAGTGGGGTTTACCAGGATGTATGTCACCATACCTCCTCGTGGTCTCTTACACCACGGTTCCACCCTTGCCTGTGCCTTCTCGCGAAGGCCATCGGCGGTCCATTTCTGTGGCACTATCCTTCGGCTCGCGCCGACTGGACGTTATCCAGCACCCTGCCCTGTGGAGCCCGGACTTTCCTCCCGCGAGCCTTGCGGCCCGCCGGCGATTGTCTGTCAAACTTCTCGAATCTATAACTCAGTATACTCGCTGGCTCGGCTCGTTGCAACGACAGGTTATTGGCACGGCTTCCAGCCGGGTCGATTCCGCCCGAGAAACGCGCCCTATATGAACGTGAACGGCTCCGTCGACGGCGCCGAAGCGTACGCCTCGACGTTCCAGCCTTCGCGCGCCGCGTGGGCGTTCAGCTTCTCCGCGACGGCCGCCTTCATCACCTGTTCGATATGATGCCCCGGATCGACGAGCGCGAGACCGGCCGCCAGCGCGTCGTGCGCCGTATGATGGTCTAGGTCGCCCGTGACGTAGACGTCGGCGCCGGCGGCGAGCGCGTGCTTCACGAAGCTGCGCCCCGAGCCGCCGACGACAGCGACGCGGCGCACCGGCTTCGCGGCGTCGCCGACGAAGCGGAGCGCGGGCACGCCGAACGCCGCCTTCGCCCGCTCCGCGAACGCGCGCAGCGGCTCCGCCGCCGGCAGCTCGCCGATGCGGCCGATGCCGTACGGCGCTCCGCTCAGCTCGAGGCGGAACACGTCGTACGCGACCTCCTCGTAAGGATGCGCCGCGATTACCGCTCGGACGACGTCCGCCCTGCGGCTCTCCGGCACGATCGTTTCGAACCGAACCTCTTCGGCCCGCTCCAGCTTGCCGGCCTCCCCAAGGTACGGGTTCGCTCCCGCCTCCGGCAGGAACGTGCCGGTGCCGTCGACGGAGAAGCCGCAGTGGCTGTACCGTCCGATATGGCCCGCCCCGGCGTCGAACGCCGCTTGACGCACCGCGTCCGCGTGCGACGCCGGCACGTAGACGACCAGCTTATAGAGCGTCTCGCGGCCGGTCGTCTTGAGCGGCGCCGTGCCGGTCAAACCGAGCCGCTCCGCGAGCAGGTCGTTGACGCCGCCTTCCGCGACATCCAAATTCGTATGCGCCGCGAACACCGCGATGTCGTGCAGCAGCAGCTTTCGAAGCAGCCGCCCGTCGGGGCGGTCCGTGCGCACGGCGGCGAGCGGCCGATAAATGAGCGGATGATGCGCGATAATGAGCCCTGCCCCGGCGGCGATCGCCTCGTCGACGACCTCCTCCGTCACATCGAGGGCGACCGCCGCTTTGGCGACCTTCGCGTCCATCGAGCCGACGAGCAGCCCGATTTTATCGCCCTCCTCCGCGAGCGACGGCGGCGCCCAGCTTTCCATCCAGCGTACGATCCGTTTCACTTCGACAGCCATGACAGCACCTCGTTCACTTCGTTCCTCTCTTGCGACAACTCCTCGCGCTTCTTCTTCGCTTCCAAGCTGTCCGACCGCCCGATTTGCTCGATCAGCGCGTCCAGCTTCGCGGAATACGCGGTCCACTTCCGGACGAACAGCTCCGTCGGGCGCCGCAGCAGATGCGGTCCCATCAAGAGGCGTACGGCCCGCGGCACCGGAGCCCCGGCCCCGTCCACGGGACCTTCGTACAGCGCTTCGTTCCACTCGCGCGCCTCCGCCGGATCCGTCGCCCGGTCGGCCGTCAGCACTTCGTACATCAGGCCTTCTTCTTCGAGCAGCGTCTCGGCCGTAAGCTTCCAGTCCTGCCGAAGCAGCCACTCGCGAACGAGACGCTCGCCGATGTTCGGCTGCAGCACGAGCCGACGGACGCCGGCAAGCGCCTCCCCGCCGGAAGATAAAATATCGACGATCGTGCCCCCGCCCATGCCCGCGATGGCGATCGTCGCCGCCTCGCCCGGGCGCAGGACGGCGAGGCCGTTGCCGATGCGCACGTCGACGCGGTCCTCGAGTCCGGCCGCGCGCACCTGGCGCTCGGCCGCCGCGGCGGGACCTTCGTGAATGTCGCCCGCGACCGCCCGGGGAATATGCCCGCGCTGCACGAGCGCCACCGGCAGCAGCGCGTGGTCCGTGCCGATATCCGCCAGCGTGCCGCCGGGCAGCACCTGCTCCGCCACGGCCCCGAGCCGTTTGGATAATTCGATCATATTACACAACCCATTCCGTCCAAGTTTTTCGTAGAGCGAACGCGGCCGCGCCGAGCGCGGCCAGCTTGCCGAACATGACCGACTGCGTAACGACAAGCGGCTGCTCCGTCAACGCATACGCATAGCCTTCAGGGACGAACCACAGCAGGCAGGCAACGATGAAAAACACGGCGCCCGCCTCCTTCGCCCGCCGGCTGAGCAGCCAACCGATCCAGCCGAACAGCAGCGACAGCGGCACCCAGCTCAATTCGAGCGCCGCCCAACCTTCCGGGGCGACGATCCGGTGAACGGCCAGCGTGTACGAGAGGAGGAATCCGATCCAACCGCATAGATGAATCCAAGGCACCCGCAGCGCGAGTCCGAACGCGATCCATAGGATGGAGCAGCAGGCGATATACAAGGCCCCGGCCCCCCAATGTCCGCCGCCGTCCGCCTGCATCATCCACGCGCCGCCGACGAGCAGCGCGAACGCGCCGACGCCGAACAGCCCGTACGACAGCAGCGGCTTGCGGCGGCGGAACGCCGCGCTCGCCGCATGCGCGCCGACGACGACGGCGGCGTACACGCCGATTTGCAATAAGGGCGGAAACAGGCTAAAATGTAGACCAATATAGCAAATCAACCCAATGCTGGCAACAAGTAACAGCCAGTGCATCGGATGGCTCTCGACGATCCGGCGTTTCCGCTCCTGCTGCTTCGCGTCTCGCGATTCTTCCGGATCGCGATACAGATTCAGCAGGAAATCGCAATAATGGTCCGGCAGCAGCTTGCTTCGCTTCCAATGCTCGATTTCCTTGACGATCACCGCTCGCTTGGCTTCATCCATCGATACGCATCCTCCGTTAAGGGAAAAGACCCCAGCCGCATTCACAGCAAGAGGTCTCTTCGTTCATACTATTCCAGGAAATCTTTAAGCCGTTTGCTGCGGCTCGGATGGCGAAGCTTGCGAAGCGCCTTCGCTTCGATTTGACGAATCCGCTCGCGCGTGACGCCGAACACTTTGCCGACCTCTTCGAGCGTACGCGTCCGGCCGTCGTCGAGTCCGAATCGCAGACGAAGCACGTTCTCCTCGCGCTCGGTGAGCGTATCCAGCACGTCCTCCAGCTGTTCCTTCAGCAGCTCGTATGCGGCCGCGTCCGCCGGAGCGAGCGCCTCTTGATCCTCGATGAAGTCGCCGAGGTGGCTGTCGTCTTCTTCGCCGATCGGCGTTTCCAGCGAGACAGGCTCCTGCGCGATTTTCATAATTTCGCGAACCTTCTCCGTGCTGAGATCCATCTCTTTGGCGATCTCTTCCGGCGTAGGCTCCCGGCCGAACTCCTGCAGCAGCTGGCGCGACACCCGGATAAGCTTGTTAATCGTCTCCACCATATGTACGGGGATCCGGATCGTGCGCGCTTGGTCCGCGATGGCGCGGGTGATCGCTTGGCGAATCCACCACGTCGCGTAGGTGCTGAATTTAAATCCTTTGTCATGATCGAACTTTTCGACCGCTTTAATGAGACCCATGTTGCCTTCCTGGATCAAATCGAGGAACAGCATGCCGCGGCCCACGTACCGCTTCGCGATGCTGACGACGAGGCGCAGGTTCGCTTCCGCGAGCCGGCGTTTCGCTTCTTCGTCGCCCTGTTCGATCCGCTTCGCAAGCTCGATCTCGTCTTCGGCGGAGAGGAGCGGCACGCGCCCGATCTCCTTCAAATACATCCGAACAGGATCGTTGATTTTTACGCCCGGCGGCAGCGACAAATCTTCGTCGAATTGGAAATCGTCATGCTCGTCGTCCGGAAGCGCCATGCCCCCGTCCTCGTTTTCGTTCACGACTTCGATGCCTTGCTCGGCGAGCACCTCGAAAAACTCGTCGATTTGTTCCGGGTCCTGATCGAACGGGGACAATCGCTCCGTAATATCTTTATACGTCAGCGTCGACCGCTTCTTCCCTTGTTCGATCAGTTGTTCTTTGACTTGCTCCAGGGTCAATTCGGTCTCCTGCTCCGTATGCTGTTCGTTCGTCATTCGACAACTCCCTCCTCCCTAGATCCGTTGACCAAGCGACTTGAGCTCCTTCTCTAGGGTAATGATCTCGATTCCGATCTGCGCGGCGGCGCCGAAATCCGACGCTCGCTCGGCTCTTGCAAGCTTCTGTTGCATTTGCTTCAATTTCTGCACTAAGCCCTGTTTGCGGATTTCCGTCAGGCAATCCTCGAGCACTTTATCGTTCGCTGCGTCCTGCGGGTAGGAGAGCAAAATCGAGCTGGCCTCCGCTTCGAGCGCGTCGTCGTGCAAGGTGGCGACGAACCCGCTCGGATTCGGAGCCTTGCCTTCGGCATAGTAAGCATATAAATAAGCAGCGATCGCCGCATGAGCTTCCACGTGAAATTCGTCGCCCACTTGATCTTGGACGAGCCGTGCGACATCTTCGCTGTGCATCATCGCGGAAAGCAGCTGTCGTTCCGCCGCGATGTACGCCGGCCGCAGCGTCGGCACCGGCGGGGCCGGGGGGCCCTTTTCATTCATATCAGTATTCCACGGAATTTCGTTCTTATCCCCGGGGCCTCTCATTTTCTGCCGGATTTCATGCATTTCTTGTTTCAAAGTTTCAAAGGCGTATCCGGTTTCCGAAGCGACGTCCCGCAGATAATGTTCCCGCTCCGTCGGCGATTCCAGAGCGGCCACGATCCGAAGCGCGGCTCTCGCGAACGACAGTCTGCTCCCGTCATCTTGTAGTGTATGTTCCTTCTTTAAATATAGTATTTTATATTTTGTCGAAGAAACCGCCTGACGGATGACGCTCGACAGGAACGCTTCGGGGCCGTATGTCGAAATGTATTCGTCGGGATCTTTCCCTTCGGGCAGCAGCGCCACTTCCGCTTTCATGCCGACCTTTTCGCACAAAAGCACGCATTTATGCGCCGCGGCTTGTCCCGCGCGGTCCCCGTCGTAACAGATCAGCACCGAATCGCAATACCGTTTGAGCAAAGCTACATGCGACTCCGACAAGGCCGTGCCGAGCGTCGCTACCCCGTTCTCCACCCCCGCTTCCCTCGCCTTGATGACGTCCACCATGCCCTCGAACAGAACCGCCTGCCGCGATTTGCGAATGGCGGCTTTCGACAGATGGAGCGGATACAACACCTTGTTTTTCTGGAACAAGGGCGTCTCCGGTGAATGCAAATATTTCGGCTGCGCATCCCCTACCGCGCGGCCGTTAAAGGCGATGATTTTGCCGCCGGCGTCCCAAATCGGAAACATGACGCGATCGCGAAATCTGTCGAACCAGCCCTCGCTTTCCCGAGCGACGATCAGTCCCGCGCGCTCCGCAACTTGCGGCGGGTACCCTTTCGTCTGGAGAAATTGCGTCAAGCTGTCCCACAACGGAGGCGCAAAGCCGATTTGGTATTCGTCGATCATCTTCTGGGTAAAACCGCGCCTCTTCAAATACGCGTAAGCCGCTTGCCCCTGCTCCGTGCCGCCGAGCACGAAGTGGAAAAACTTCGCGGACTCCTCGTTGGCGGCGACATACCGAACCGCCTCTCTTTGCTCCGGCGTCATCTCGCTCGGCGCGGGCGCGAAATCGAAAGCGATGCCCGCTTCCTCGGCGAGCGCGCGAACCGCTTCCGGGAACGACAACCCTTCGGATTTCATCAGAAACCGAATGGCGTTGCCTCCCGTGCCGCAACCGTAGCAGTAGAAAATCCGCTTCTCCGGCGTGACGTGAAAAGAGGGCGTTCTTTCGGAATGGAAGGGGCATAATCCGAGAAAGCCTCGACCGCTTTTGGACAATTTCACGGTGCGTCCGATCAGCTCCGCGATGTCCGTTTTGTCCAATACCGCCTGAATGACGCTCTCCGGAATCGAACCTGTCCTCATGACCTCTTCACCACGTTCCGAAATTGCAAATATTAGTATTCGCTATGATGAACCATTCTCCTGCAACCTCGACAAAACTTTTGTCAAAACGTGTAGAAACTTGTCTCGGTCTTCTTTCGTGAACGGCCTCGGCCCCCTCGTTCTCCCGCCGGACCGCCGCACCTTCGCCGAATGATGGCGTTCCTCGAGAAGCCGGTCGATGTTGTCGTTCGTAAACATCGTCCCGCGCGGGGACAGCACCGTCGTCCGCTTGGCGAGGCCGATCGTCGCGAGACCGTAATCGCCGGTGACGAGCACGTCCCCCGGCGCCAGCCGATTCGCGATATACAAGTCGGCGGATTGGTTCGACGCGTCCACCTGTACGTTCGTCACGCCCGGCAGGTCGGGCAGCCGATGGTTGTACGACGACACCATCCAAGCCGGGATGCCGAACCGGACGGCGACGGCCGAAATTTCTTCCTTCACCGGACAAGCGTCGGCGTCTACGACGATCTTCGGCTTCGCCGCGTCCATGATGCGTTCACCGCCGTTCCTTCGATGAAATAAAATCGAGTCCTTACTAATATATACGAGGGCGTCACGGAAAACTCCTGCTTCCGGCGCCCTCGCGAAAAAGTTGTCGAGTTTAGAACGCGATCTTGCTAGCCAAATACGCCGGAAGGTCCGCGATCGGCATGCGCACCTGCTCCATCGTGTCGCGGTCGCGAACGGTCACTTGACCGTCGGTTTCCGAATCGAAATCGTACGTGATGCAAAACGGCGTGCCGATTTCGTCGTGGCGGCGGTACCGTTTGCCGATCGAGCCCGCGTCGTCGAAATCGACCATGAAGTCGGCCGCCAGCTTCTCGAACACCGCGCGCGCGCCGTCGTTCAGCTTCTTGGACAGCGGGAACACCGCCGCTTTGTACGGCGCCAGCGCAGGGTGCAGATGGAGCACGACGCGGCTGTCGTCGCCTTCGAGCTGCTGCTCTTCATACGCGTCGATGAGGAACGCGAGCGTGACGCGGTCGGCGCCGAGCGACGGCTCGATGCAGTACGGGACGTACTTTTCGCCGGTCTCCTGGTCGTGATAATGGAAATCCTCGCCGGAG is a genomic window containing:
- a CDS encoding Nif3-like dinuclear metal center hexameric protein, whose amino-acid sequence is MAVEVKRIVRWMESWAPPSLAEEGDKIGLLVGSMDAKVAKAAVALDVTEEVVDEAIAAGAGLIIAHHPLIYRPLAAVRTDRPDGRLLRKLLLHDIAVFAAHTNLDVAEGGVNDLLAERLGLTGTAPLKTTGRETLYKLVVYVPASHADAVRQAAFDAGAGHIGRYSHCGFSVDGTGTFLPEAGANPYLGEAGKLERAEEVRFETIVPESRRADVVRAVIAAHPYEEVAYDVFRLELSGAPYGIGRIGELPAAEPLRAFAERAKAAFGVPALRFVGDAAKPVRRVAVVGGSGRSFVKHALAAGADVYVTGDLDHHTAHDALAAGLALVDPGHHIEQVMKAAVAEKLNAHAAREGWNVEAYASAPSTEPFTFI
- a CDS encoding class I SAM-dependent methyltransferase gives rise to the protein MIELSKRLGAVAEQVLPGGTLADIGTDHALLPVALVQRGHIPRAVAGDIHEGPAAAAERQVRAAGLEDRVDVRIGNGLAVLRPGEAATIAIAGMGGGTIVDILSSGGEALAGVRRLVLQPNIGERLVREWLLRQDWKLTAETLLEEEGLMYEVLTADRATDPAEAREWNEALYEGPVDGAGAPVPRAVRLLMGPHLLRRPTELFVRKWTAYSAKLDALIEQIGRSDSLEAKKKREELSQERNEVNEVLSWLSK
- a CDS encoding lytic transglycosylase domain-containing protein: MQKTMELSSDFLYNRRIHGERRLNGMSMGMEAIDPKLISAWLRTQFISSTDVTSASLGGGQGAEGGADFAALLQLMTATSGNGTAVEEPSGSAAQFGLEALTASVPLGRYATAGESKPDTGVEEMIREASAAYGVDPSLVRAVVRVESGYDPNAVSPAGAKGLMQLMDATARSLGVTDSFDPVQNVNGGTRYLSYLLTKYNGSEAVALAAYNAGPGRIDRLGIKTDADLSMAMERLPKETQAYIRKVLDAKGV
- a CDS encoding YpuI family protein, which codes for MAIHNVQQLCETTKQKLKQAIDTIEPFLNSVTLTSLNPEQDPALDEFNRGFLSDMRHLLVFSTVNYEKLGVALRRPTFNNDYAERVLYDVYHSSVNNFFYPKHECYSEDGRYAYTGQDAIRFRKKPVRDVRDLTLSLSKIFEELREDLAYYETDYITQRRMQGERT
- a CDS encoding YaiI/YqxD family protein, with the translated sequence MDAAKPKIVVDADACPVKEEISAVAVRFGIPAWMVSSYNHRLPDLPGVTNVQVDASNQSADLYIANRLAPGDVLVTGDYGLATIGLAKRTTVLSPRGTMFTNDNIDRLLEERHHSAKVRRSGGRTRGPRPFTKEDRDKFLHVLTKVLSRLQENGSS
- the rpoD gene encoding RNA polymerase sigma factor RpoD, encoding MTNEQHTEQETELTLEQVKEQLIEQGKKRSTLTYKDITERLSPFDQDPEQIDEFFEVLAEQGIEVVNENEDGGMALPDDEHDDFQFDEDLSLPPGVKINDPVRMYLKEIGRVPLLSAEDEIELAKRIEQGDEEAKRRLAEANLRLVVSIAKRYVGRGMLFLDLIQEGNMGLIKAVEKFDHDKGFKFSTYATWWIRQAITRAIADQARTIRIPVHMVETINKLIRVSRQLLQEFGREPTPEEIAKEMDLSTEKVREIMKIAQEPVSLETPIGEEDDSHLGDFIEDQEALAPADAAAYELLKEQLEDVLDTLTEREENVLRLRFGLDDGRTRTLEEVGKVFGVTRERIRQIEAKALRKLRHPSRSKRLKDFLE
- the dnaG gene encoding DNA primase, which codes for MRTGSIPESVIQAVLDKTDIAELIGRTVKLSKSGRGFLGLCPFHSERTPSFHVTPEKRIFYCYGCGTGGNAIRFLMKSEGLSFPEAVRALAEEAGIAFDFAPAPSEMTPEQREAVRYVAANEESAKFFHFVLGGTEQGQAAYAYLKRRGFTQKMIDEYQIGFAPPLWDSLTQFLQTKGYPPQVAERAGLIVARESEGWFDRFRDRVMFPIWDAGGKIIAFNGRAVGDAQPKYLHSPETPLFQKNKVLYPLHLSKAAIRKSRQAVLFEGMVDVIKAREAGVENGVATLGTALSESHVALLKRYCDSVLICYDGDRAGQAAAHKCVLLCEKVGMKAEVALLPEGKDPDEYISTYGPEAFLSSVIRQAVSSTKYKILYLKKEHTLQDDGSRLSFARAALRIVAALESPTEREHYLRDVASETGYAFETLKQEMHEIRQKMRGPGDKNEIPWNTDMNEKGPPAPPVPTLRPAYIAAERQLLSAMMHSEDVARLVQDQVGDEFHVEAHAAIAAYLYAYYAEGKAPNPSGFVATLHDDALEAEASSILLSYPQDAANDKVLEDCLTEIRKQGLVQKLKQMQQKLARAERASDFGAAAQIGIEIITLEKELKSLGQRI
- a CDS encoding S8 family peptidase, which encodes MDKRKIGAGVLVALFALALPAAYWLQQDRPGDGPRAADVGDPARRPAARFEHRHKQKILASDVSTTAALCRLQCRSDLASFAKRNGGRNQEQIRLELAEMRGMHPHLHALAWVDGGSALTDGSLGNAAPDAKARWEEAIRAVRAGKRYESKPLQGTDGDQYFVLGEPAGAGRGQGAVGFVHQDVLRQVASNQSRNLRLKEFPDEDKRFGIRAVDPETGREVDVDTPEENQGVSHYRKREVVVKFKKPPSPDDIARMKAETKAVSVKQLGPAFVFDSRQMTTAQLMDYFKKRDIEYVEPHYMYVTNETSAAEPNDELYGRYQWNLPIIETPAGWTLSKGNAEVVVGVIDTGVALSHPDLKEHIVEGYNVVEPASPPEDDVGHGTHVAGVVSALTDNGQGVAGMTWYNKIMPVKVLDSTGMGSTYSVAEGIIWATDHGAKVINMSLGNYASAEFLHDAIRYAFDRDVVLIAATGNDNTSDPGFPAAYPEVFAVSATNQDREKATFSNYGDYVDVVAPGENIASTYTDNQYAALSGTSMASPHVAALAALIRSANPALKNTQVYDIMRKSVDDLGTPGRDPYYGYGQINVSRALQLAVGQKPEAASDDGAERRTVGRKPRESFFEELVRSMFGS
- a CDS encoding DUF1540 domain-containing protein encodes the protein MTQVKCSVSNCVFNKEGNNCGADLIMVDIDKHARMNYDAEFAGESFDSDHQDAAKSSSSTCCHTFKPKA